In Rattus norvegicus strain BN/NHsdMcwi chromosome 1, GRCr8, whole genome shotgun sequence, a genomic segment contains:
- the Or51h5 gene encoding uncharacterized protein LOC684365, with protein MADHNHSQFQHLYFVLTGIPGLEQKYYWMAFPLGAIYAIALFGNGIIISTIKSESSLHIPMYYFLCMLAFADMGLTLCTLPSMLGIFWFNYKFITFDGCLVQMYFIHTFSAIESGVLVAMAIDRVIAIWSPLRYGTILTNGVVCKIGVLILSRAVCVVFPVPFLIKRLPFYRSNILSHSFCLHQDVMRLACASTRVNSLYGLIAVIFTKGSDSLSILFSYVFILRTVMAIASGEGRLKALNTCVSHICAVLIFYVPLIGVSLIHRFGKHLSPLTHALMANAYLLVPPVLNPIVYTVKTKEIRKKIIQIFIRTRISTEG; from the coding sequence ATGGCAGATCATAACCATTCTCAATTCCAGCATCTGTACTTTGTCTTAACTGGAATCCCTGGACTTGAGCAGAAGTATTACTGGATGGCATTCCCATTGGGTGCTATATATGCCATTGCTCTCTTTGGAAATGGTATCATCATCTCTACAATCAAGTCTGAATCTTCTCTGCATATTCCTATGTACTACTTTCTGTGTATGCTGGCATTTGCAGATATGGGGCTCACTCTTTGCACTCTGCCCTCTATGCTAGGCATATTCTGGTTTAACTACAAATTCATTACTTTTGATGGTTGTCTTGTTCAGATGTACTTCATTCACACCTTCTCAGCCATCGAGTCAGGAGTGCTAGTTGCAATGGCCATTGATCGGGTCATAGCAATCTGGAGCCCTCTTAGATATGGCACCATTTTAACCAATGGTGTGGTCTGTAAAATAGGGGTGCTCATCTTGTCAAGAGCAGTCTGTGTGGTCTTCCCGGTGCCTTTCCTCATCAAGAGGCTCCCTTTTTATCGCTCTAACATCCTCTCCcactccttctgcctccatcAAGATGTCATGCGCCTTGCTTGTGCCAGCACTCGTGTCAACAGTCTCTATGGCCTTATCGCTGTCATCTTTACCAAGGGTTCTGACTCCCTTTCTATCCTCTTCTCCTATGTGTTCATACTTCGCACGGTGATGGCTATTGCCTCTGGGGAGGGCCGGTTGAAGGCTCTCAACACCTGTGTTTCACACATCTGTGCTGTACTTATCTTTTATGTGCCTTTGATTGGGGTGTCACTCATTCATCGCTTTGGAAAGCACCTGTCACCACTGACTCACGCCCTCATGGCGAATGCCTACCTTCTTGTTCCCCCTGTGCTAAACCCCATAGTTTATACCGTGAAGACGAAGGAAATACGAAAAAAGATTATCCAGATATTTATTCGAACCAGGATTTCCACAGAAGGTTAA